In Afipia sp. GAS231, a single window of DNA contains:
- a CDS encoding GFA family protein gives MIASANPNARILAAECFCRTVGYAVVDAFEYALNCHCSNCRRTTGSAFKPFAGIARDKLRITRGDEALLIHGDAAGHDAHCCRCGSLLYSLVRAGTYVHVAMGSLVDDPSIRPTAHIFVGSKAPWFSITDNLPQYEGHVVPRQAAIR, from the coding sequence GTGATCGCTTCAGCAAATCCGAATGCTCGCATCCTCGCCGCAGAATGCTTCTGCCGCACGGTGGGCTATGCCGTCGTTGACGCCTTCGAATATGCCCTCAACTGCCACTGCTCGAATTGCCGGCGCACCACCGGGTCGGCATTCAAGCCGTTCGCGGGCATCGCCCGCGACAAGCTTCGCATCACCAGAGGCGACGAGGCCCTCTTGATCCATGGCGATGCGGCCGGCCACGACGCGCACTGCTGTCGCTGCGGCTCGCTGCTCTATTCGCTGGTCCGCGCTGGCACCTACGTCCATGTGGCGATGGGCTCGCTGGTCGACGATCCCTCGATCCGCCCGACGGCCCATATCTTCGTGGGGTCCAAGGCGCCGTGGTTTTCGATCACGGACAATTTGCCGCAGTATGAGGGGCATGTCGTGCCGCGCCAGGCGGCCATTCGCTGA
- a CDS encoding DUF1345 domain-containing protein: MPVPLRLVYARPRTFISIAIGIVAFFLLPGSLRLVTRLLVGWDVFVSFYLALIYIMVLRSGIAHIRRNAVLQDDGRFLILLVTGLGAFASIAAIVFELGASNRSGPGLALATITIALSWAAVHTGFSLHYAHEYYRGPKPGGLQFPSGDSDDEADYWDFVYFSFVIGMTAQVSDVGITDRIIRRTATVHGIISFVFNTALVALMVNIAASAI, from the coding sequence ATGCCGGTGCCGCTCCGCCTGGTCTATGCGCGGCCGCGCACCTTCATCTCGATCGCGATCGGCATCGTCGCGTTCTTCCTGCTGCCGGGCTCGCTGCGGCTGGTGACCCGGCTGCTGGTCGGCTGGGACGTCTTCGTCTCGTTCTATCTGGCGCTGATCTACATCATGGTGCTGCGCAGCGGCATCGCGCACATCCGCCGCAACGCGGTGCTGCAGGATGACGGCCGTTTCCTGATCCTGCTGGTGACCGGGCTCGGCGCCTTCGCCAGCATCGCCGCCATCGTGTTCGAGCTCGGCGCCTCGAACCGCAGTGGGCCTGGCCTCGCGCTGGCGACGATCACGATCGCGCTGTCATGGGCGGCGGTGCACACCGGATTCTCGCTGCACTACGCCCACGAATATTATCGCGGGCCCAAGCCGGGCGGCCTGCAGTTTCCGAGCGGCGACAGCGACGACGAGGCCGACTATTGGGACTTCGTCTATTTCTCGTTCGTGATCGGCATGACCGCGCAGGTGTCCGACGTCGGCATCACCGACCGGATCATCCGCCGCACCGCGACCGTGCACGGCATCATCTCGTTCGTGTTCAACACCGCGCTGGTCGCGTTGATGGTCAACATCGCCGCCAGCGCGATCTGA
- a CDS encoding nuclear transport factor 2 family protein, producing MSHDRSTVEAVVKNYFDGLYEGDADKLGAIFDPTADLRWVEKGALQVLTVPDWLDRVRKRPSAKAEGKPREDFIVTIDRSDDQTAFVKVRCQLPPRYFTDYLVAMKLSDGWKIVSKSYRYDLRE from the coding sequence GTGAGCCATGACCGATCGACCGTCGAAGCCGTGGTCAAGAACTACTTCGATGGCCTCTATGAGGGGGACGCCGATAAGCTCGGCGCGATTTTCGATCCCACCGCCGATTTGCGCTGGGTGGAAAAGGGCGCGTTGCAGGTCCTGACCGTGCCGGACTGGCTCGACCGCGTCCGCAAGCGGCCGTCGGCGAAAGCGGAAGGCAAGCCGCGCGAGGATTTCATCGTCACGATCGACCGCTCGGACGATCAGACCGCCTTCGTCAAGGTGCGTTGCCAGTTGCCGCCGCGCTATTTCACCGACTACCTGGTGGCGATGAAACTCTCCGACGGCTGGAAGATCGTCTCGAAATCCTACCGCTACGATCTCAGGGAATGA
- the mtgA gene encoding monofunctional biosynthetic peptidoglycan transglycosylase — MVRILRFLGLILLVVLLLPYLVTPFYRTGHPVSTLMAWRWLRGAPVLRPWINFSAISPYLPRSVVGSEDAKFCSHRGVDWDALRDVMDDAEDGEVTRGGSTITQQVAKNLFLWPGRSVVRKALELPLALWIDLVLSKQRILEIYLNIAELGPSGQFGAEAGSAYAFGHSAATLSAREAALLAAILPNPIRRSARNPGPGVRRLAVTYMARANATALQRCWSENRAF; from the coding sequence ATTGTCCGAATTCTCCGATTTCTGGGGCTGATCCTGCTGGTGGTGCTGTTGCTGCCCTATCTGGTGACGCCGTTCTATCGCACGGGTCATCCGGTCTCGACGCTGATGGCCTGGCGCTGGCTCAGGGGCGCGCCGGTATTGCGGCCATGGATCAATTTCAGCGCGATCTCACCTTATTTGCCGCGTTCGGTGGTGGGCTCGGAGGACGCCAAGTTCTGCAGTCATCGCGGGGTCGATTGGGATGCGCTGCGCGACGTCATGGACGACGCCGAGGACGGTGAGGTCACGCGCGGCGGGTCGACCATCACCCAGCAGGTCGCCAAAAACCTGTTCCTGTGGCCGGGCCGCAGCGTCGTGCGCAAGGCGCTGGAGCTGCCGCTGGCGCTGTGGATCGACCTCGTGCTGTCCAAGCAGCGGATTTTGGAGATCTACCTCAACATCGCCGAACTCGGCCCGTCCGGGCAGTTCGGAGCCGAGGCTGGTTCGGCTTACGCGTTCGGCCATTCGGCCGCGACCCTGTCGGCGCGGGAGGCAGCCTTGCTGGCGGCGATCCTGCCCAACCCGATCCGGCGCAGCGCCCGGAATCCGGGTCCGGGGGTGCGCCGTCTGGCCGTGACCTATATGGCGCGGGCCAATGCGACGGCACTACAGCGCTGCTGGAGCGAGAATCGCGCATTTTGA
- a CDS encoding polyprenyl synthetase family protein, whose translation MTTVTFDFAKQLDQTAEDTEALLAKLLSDTLLPDEIARPRRLMDAMRYSSLGGGKRLRPFLVVESSAVFGVPREAALLAGAALECIHCYSLIHDDLPAMDNSDLRRGRPTLHKKTDDATAILAGDGLLTLAFDIITRDELHKDPTVRLLLTRALARASGIGGMVGGQILDLAGEGRFGDREPVDVARLQQMKTGALLRYGCIAGAILGQSTQKEYQALDDYGRALGEAFQIADDLLDVEGDAAALGKPAGADAALGKTTFVTQLGIDGAKQRVRDLLARADSALSVFGAKGDVLRAAARFVADRKS comes from the coding sequence ATGACGACCGTGACTTTCGACTTTGCCAAACAACTGGACCAGACCGCGGAGGATACCGAAGCACTGCTGGCGAAGCTGTTGTCCGACACGCTGTTGCCGGACGAGATCGCGCGGCCGAGGCGGCTGATGGACGCGATGCGCTATTCCAGCCTCGGTGGCGGCAAACGGTTGCGCCCTTTTCTGGTGGTCGAAAGCTCCGCGGTGTTCGGCGTGCCGCGCGAGGCCGCCCTGCTGGCCGGCGCCGCGCTCGAATGCATCCACTGCTATTCGCTGATCCACGACGATCTGCCGGCGATGGACAACAGCGATCTGCGCCGGGGACGTCCGACCCTGCACAAGAAGACCGACGATGCCACCGCGATCCTCGCCGGCGACGGGCTGCTGACGCTGGCGTTCGACATCATCACCCGCGACGAACTGCACAAGGACCCGACCGTGCGCCTGCTGCTGACGCGGGCGCTGGCGCGCGCCTCAGGGATCGGCGGCATGGTCGGCGGCCAGATACTCGATCTCGCCGGTGAAGGCCGCTTCGGCGACCGCGAGCCGGTCGACGTGGCGCGGCTGCAGCAGATGAAGACCGGCGCGCTGTTGCGCTATGGCTGCATCGCCGGCGCGATCCTCGGCCAGTCCACGCAAAAGGAATATCAGGCGCTCGACGATTACGGCCGCGCGCTCGGCGAAGCCTTCCAGATCGCCGACGACCTGCTCGACGTCGAAGGCGATGCCGCGGCACTCGGCAAGCCTGCCGGCGCGGACGCGGCGCTCGGCAAGACCACCTTCGTGACCCAGCTCGGCATCGACGGCGCCAAGCAGCGCGTGCGCGATTTGCTGGCGCGCGCCGATTCGGCGCTGTCGGTCTTCGGCGCCAAGGGCGACGTGCTGCGGGCCGCGGCGCGCTTCGTCGCCGACCGCAAGAGCTGA
- a CDS encoding caspase family protein, whose product MKSGSLKLYRWVLTTAAVLLVSEPALAEKRVALVLGNSAYQNVAPLPNPANDGAKMAATLKDAGFDVVDSRRDLPAAETRRALRDFADRARDADIAVVYYAGHGIEVDGSNYLIPVDAKLERDTDIYDEAFSLDRILIAIEPAKKLRLVILDACRDNPFSKKMKRTVATRAVGQGLAKVEPTSPNVLIAYSAKAGSTAADGDGTNSPFTTALAHHLTTPGLDVRRAFGFVRDEVLKTTGNRQEPFVYGSLGGEDVPLVPAPAPAAPAAAPAVPTLSAQAEARRDYELALQVGNKSALNAFLAQYPDGFYASLAKLQLEKIAAEEARVAATEKAKATEQERARLAAEGAQKAQQAKADADAKAAEQARIAAEKAKQVAQDQAAAAEQKRAAAEKAAADKVAADKASAAPAADKDKGVNLAALSAGPPQADVTKSVQAELRRVGCLTGAADGDWNSASQRSLSLFNRYAGTKLDAKVASVDTLDTVKLKTSRVCPLVCEHGYKADGDRCSKISCAEGSFLNDDNECEKRREKKPVARRDRPEVRRDAPEPRRVIVRRSSEPASPRPSASTPGIGASGQPLTGLERQQGCNGYGAIMSGRCP is encoded by the coding sequence ATGAAATCCGGATCTCTAAAATTGTACCGATGGGTTCTGACCACCGCAGCCGTCCTGCTCGTGAGCGAACCGGCCCTTGCCGAGAAGCGCGTGGCGCTGGTGCTCGGCAATTCCGCCTACCAGAATGTCGCGCCGCTCCCCAATCCGGCCAATGACGGCGCCAAAATGGCCGCCACCCTGAAGGATGCCGGCTTCGATGTCGTCGACTCCCGCCGCGATCTTCCGGCGGCCGAGACCCGGCGCGCGCTGCGCGATTTTGCCGACCGCGCGCGCGATGCCGATATCGCGGTGGTCTATTACGCCGGCCACGGCATTGAGGTGGACGGCTCCAACTATCTCATTCCGGTGGATGCCAAGCTGGAGCGCGATACCGATATCTATGACGAGGCATTTTCGCTGGACCGCATCCTGATCGCGATCGAGCCCGCGAAGAAATTGCGGCTCGTCATCCTCGACGCCTGCCGCGACAATCCGTTTTCCAAAAAGATGAAGCGCACCGTTGCTACCCGCGCCGTCGGGCAGGGTCTCGCCAAGGTCGAGCCGACCAGTCCGAACGTGCTGATCGCCTATTCGGCCAAGGCCGGCTCGACCGCCGCTGACGGCGACGGCACCAACAGCCCGTTTACGACAGCGCTGGCCCATCACCTGACGACGCCTGGCCTCGACGTGCGCCGGGCTTTCGGTTTTGTCCGCGACGAGGTGCTCAAGACCACCGGCAACCGCCAGGAGCCATTCGTCTATGGTTCGCTCGGCGGCGAAGACGTGCCGCTGGTGCCGGCGCCTGCGCCCGCGGCCCCCGCCGCAGCGCCTGCTGTGCCCACCCTCAGCGCGCAGGCGGAGGCCCGCCGCGACTACGAACTGGCGCTGCAGGTCGGCAACAAGAGCGCGCTCAACGCGTTCCTGGCGCAATACCCTGATGGATTCTACGCCAGCCTCGCCAAACTCCAGCTCGAGAAGATCGCGGCCGAAGAGGCCCGGGTCGCCGCGACCGAGAAGGCGAAGGCGACCGAACAGGAGCGGGCGCGGCTCGCTGCCGAAGGCGCCCAGAAGGCGCAGCAGGCGAAGGCCGACGCTGACGCCAAGGCCGCCGAGCAGGCGCGCATCGCCGCCGAAAAGGCCAAGCAGGTGGCGCAGGATCAGGCCGCCGCCGCCGAGCAGAAGCGCGCCGCGGCTGAAAAGGCCGCTGCCGACAAGGTTGCCGCCGATAAGGCATCCGCCGCGCCAGCCGCCGACAAGGACAAAGGTGTGAATCTTGCCGCCCTCAGCGCCGGACCGCCGCAGGCCGACGTCACCAAATCGGTGCAGGCCGAGCTGCGCCGCGTCGGTTGCCTGACGGGTGCCGCGGACGGCGACTGGAATTCGGCCTCGCAGCGTTCGCTATCGCTGTTCAATCGCTATGCCGGCACCAAGCTCGACGCCAAAGTGGCGAGCGTCGATACGCTCGACACGGTCAAGCTGAAGACATCGCGGGTCTGTCCGCTGGTCTGCGAACATGGCTATAAGGCCGATGGCGACCGCTGCAGCAAGATCAGCTGCGCCGAAGGCTCGTTCCTCAACGACGACAATGAATGCGAGAAGCGCCGGGAGAAGAAGCCGGTCGCCAGGCGCGACAGGCCGGAGGTCCGCCGCGACGCACCGGAACCAAGGCGAGTTATTGTCAGGCGTTCTTCAGAGCCCGCTTCCCCGCGCCCTTCAGCATCCACTCCAGGGATCGGAGCTTCAGGCCAGCCGCTCACCGGCCTGGAACGTCAGCAGGGTTGCAACGGATACGGAGCCATCATGTCGGGAAGGTGCCCGTAA